The following proteins come from a genomic window of Pyxidicoccus sp. MSG2:
- a CDS encoding MFS transporter — MSALRLSRLSSLRALRHRDFALILSGAALSNIGTWMEVLALGVYVTKVTGRAEWTGGIAALTFLPAIVLSPLGGVLADRFDRRRYVALGTALEFLLAGTLATLAFTGNLTVGAVAVVSFLNGCVTSLFLPAFTALIASVVPKDDLHSALSLDSAQYNVGRICGPALGAAVVSLAGVEWALLVNALSFLAVLVALGFVRGVAPAPEAVRSESLWAGIAQGVKVARGDPGIALALLGTLAVAFCIAPFTALAPVMAIRVLDLDAGATSLLVGAQGTGSLVAALVAGSLADRFGRGRLLEWCLLLIGLMAAAYWLSPSLPFAVVAVLGLGSLYMLTNTGLATLCQSRVPGEMRARIASLSGMLLYAGFTAGVWLQGALADRLGVRLVTASAALSFFVLAVTLRSLRPRAFAVLET, encoded by the coding sequence GTGTCCGCGCTCCGACTGTCGCGTCTCTCCTCGCTTCGCGCCCTGAGGCACCGGGACTTCGCCCTCATCCTGTCCGGTGCGGCGCTCTCCAACATCGGCACCTGGATGGAGGTGCTCGCACTGGGCGTCTACGTGACGAAAGTCACGGGCCGCGCGGAGTGGACGGGGGGAATCGCCGCGCTGACGTTCCTCCCCGCCATCGTCTTGTCGCCGCTGGGCGGGGTGCTGGCGGACCGCTTCGACCGGCGCCGCTACGTCGCGCTGGGGACGGCGCTGGAGTTCCTGCTGGCCGGCACCCTGGCGACGCTCGCCTTCACCGGCAATCTCACAGTGGGGGCAGTGGCGGTCGTCTCGTTCCTCAACGGCTGCGTGACCAGCCTCTTCCTGCCCGCCTTCACCGCGCTCATCGCCAGCGTGGTGCCGAAGGATGACCTGCACAGCGCGCTGAGCCTGGACTCCGCGCAGTACAACGTGGGGCGCATCTGCGGCCCGGCGCTGGGCGCGGCGGTGGTGTCGCTGGCGGGCGTGGAGTGGGCGCTGCTCGTCAACGCCCTCTCCTTCCTCGCGGTGCTGGTGGCGCTGGGCTTCGTGCGTGGCGTGGCACCCGCCCCCGAGGCCGTGCGCTCCGAGAGCCTGTGGGCGGGCATCGCGCAGGGCGTGAAGGTGGCGCGCGGAGATCCGGGCATCGCGCTGGCGCTGCTGGGCACGCTGGCCGTCGCGTTCTGCATCGCGCCCTTCACCGCGCTGGCGCCCGTCATGGCCATCCGCGTCCTCGACCTGGACGCGGGCGCCACGTCGTTGCTCGTCGGGGCGCAGGGGACGGGCTCGCTCGTCGCCGCGCTCGTGGCGGGCTCGCTGGCGGACCGCTTCGGGCGGGGGCGCCTGCTGGAGTGGTGCCTGCTGCTCATCGGCCTCATGGCGGCGGCGTACTGGCTTTCGCCCTCGCTGCCCTTCGCCGTCGTCGCGGTGCTGGGGCTGGGCAGCCTCTACATGCTGACGAACACGGGGCTGGCCACCCTCTGCCAGTCGCGCGTGCCGGGCGAGATGAGGGCCCGCATCGCCAGCCTCAGCGGCATGCTGCTCTACGCGGGCTTCACCGCGGGCGTGTGGCTGCAGGGCGCTCTGGCGGACCGGCTGGGCGTGCGCCTGGTCACCGCGAGCGCGGCGCTTTCCTTCTTCGTCCTCGCGGTGACGCTGCGCTCGCTCCGTCCGCGCGCCTTCGCCGTCCTGGAGACCTGA
- a CDS encoding TenA family transcriptional regulator — MRNQSIEAALNKNPNREQLLKHRFFQMVDERQLPKEHAETVLGQWWHPMHYFPNFLGRLLAACPQLEMKTAVSHILDQEVGEGDPANAHERLFITTMTDAGLARAAVSEAEMTPATKRLIDGYKRSTDDYLIGLGFLYGTEVADLTMVAKLGKLLRRTTGLKSLPWVDIHVKQEPDHVETASHTVGLQYTDDEMATIVRGAEEIWTLWVGFFEELHNRVA; from the coding sequence ATGCGGAACCAATCCATCGAGGCGGCGCTGAACAAGAATCCCAACCGCGAGCAGCTGCTCAAGCACCGCTTCTTCCAGATGGTGGATGAGCGTCAGCTCCCGAAGGAGCACGCGGAGACGGTTCTCGGGCAGTGGTGGCACCCGATGCACTACTTTCCGAACTTCCTGGGCCGGCTGCTCGCCGCCTGTCCGCAGTTGGAGATGAAGACGGCTGTGTCCCACATCCTCGACCAGGAAGTCGGCGAGGGAGATCCGGCGAACGCCCACGAGCGCCTGTTCATCACGACGATGACGGACGCGGGTCTGGCGCGCGCGGCGGTGTCGGAGGCGGAGATGACGCCCGCCACGAAGCGCCTCATCGACGGCTACAAGCGCTCCACGGACGACTACCTCATCGGCCTGGGCTTCCTCTACGGCACCGAGGTGGCGGACCTCACCATGGTGGCGAAGCTGGGCAAGCTGCTGCGCCGCACCACCGGCCTCAAGTCGCTGCCGTGGGTGGACATCCACGTAAAGCAGGAGCCGGACCACGTGGAGACGGCAAGCCACACCGTGGGGCTCCAGTACACGGATGATGAGATGGCCACCATCGTCCGCGGCGCCGAGGAAATCTGGACGCTGTGGGTCGGCTTCTTCGAGGAGTTGCACAACCGCGTCGCCTGA